The stretch of DNA CGGCGGGACCATTATGCGCTGGGGCAACCTCTGGCGGTGATGGTGCGCTACGGGCGCGAGCAGTTCGGGGAGGACTTTGCGCTGGAGCTTGTGGAGCGCTCCAACCAGGCCAGCGACCGCCTGCGGGTGCGCTGGGTCTGGGCGCAGACCGGCACGCTGGAGCGGCTGCGCCCCGAAGCTCCCCTGGATCTCAATATGCTGCTGGAGGAGGGCCGCGCGGTCAGCTGGATCGACCGCGACCAGATCGAGGCCGGGCGCCTCTACACCTATGTGCCGGTGGTGGTGGAGGAGGGGCGCGTGGGCGCGGTGGAGCTCTCGGAGTCCTTTGCACGGGAGCAGGCTTACGTGCGCGCCTCCAAATGGCGCATCGTCTGGACGACGCTCTTGATGCTGGTGATGGCCAGCGGCCTGGCGATGGTCACCGGGCTGCTCTTCATCGCCCGGCCGGTCGACGCGCTGGTGGCGCGGGCGCGCTCGATTGGTAAGGGCGACCTGAAGACGCCCCTTAAGCTCGAAGGCCACGGCGAGCTCAGCGTGCTCGCAATGGAGATGAACCTGATGAGCGACCAGCTCGCCGGCGCCAGCGAGAAGCTGGAAGAAGAGACGGCCGCGCGCATTCAGGCGCTCCAACAACTTCGCCACGCGGATCGCCTCAAGACCGTCGGCACACTCGCCGCAGGCCTGGCCCATGAGTTGGGCACGCCGCTCAACGTGATCTCGATGCGCGCGGCGATGATCGAAGATCGCGAGGTCGAGGGCGATGAGGTTGAGCGCAACGCGCGCATCATTGGTGAGCAGACCTCGCGCATCACCAAAATCATCCGTCAGCTGATGGACTTCGCCCGGGTGCGACACCTGAGCAAAACCCGCATGGAGGTCGGCCCGGTGGTCGAGCAGGCCATCGAGCTGATCCGCCCCATCGCCGAGAAACGTCAGGTGGTCATGGAATTGAGCGCTGAGCCGCAGGCGTTTGCCAGCGATGTGGACGCCGACCAGATCACCCAGGTGCTCACAAATCTTCTGGTCAACGCGATGCACGCCTGCCAGCAGCAGGGCGGCCGGGTGGAGGTTGCGCTGCGGGCGGTGCACCGCGCACACCCTGAAGACGAGGATGCGCGCGAGCGCGACTACGTGTTGGTAGAGGTCAAAGATGACGGCGTCGGCATGAGCGAGGACGCGCTAGAGCAGGTCTTTGAGCCCTTCTTCACCACCAAGGCCGTCGGCGAGGGCAGCGGGCTGGGGCTCTCGGTTTCCTACGGGATTGTGCGCGAGCACGGCGGTTGGATCGACGTCACAAGTACAGAAGGTCAGGGCAGCACCTTCGGGGTGTATTTGCCGATTGAGGAGCGTGAATGAGCAACCACGATGTAGTGATCGTCGACGATGACGCGAGCATGGCCGAGGTGCTTGGCGAGCGGCTGAACAAGCGCGGCTATAAGGCGCGTTTCTATACCAGCGCCGATGAGGCTTTTGCAGGGCTGGAGGCGCAGGACGCCGGGGTGGTCATCACCGATCTGAACATGCCCGGGGTCAACGGCATTGAGTTTTGCCGAAGGCTGGTCGACCACCGACCCAACCTCCCGGTGATTGTGATCACGGCCTTTGGCACCCTGGAGACGGCGGTGGCGGCGATTCGCGCCGGGGCGTACGACTTTTTGACCAAGCCGGTGGACATTGAGGCGCTGACCATCGCCCTGGACCGCGCGCTGGAGCACCGCGAGCTGCGCGAGGAGGTCAAACGTCTGCGCGAGCAGGTCGACGGGGAGGGCGCCGGCGGCGGGGCGGCGATGATTGGCGAGAGCGCCCCGATGCGCGAGCTCTTTGGCATGATCGATCGCGTGGCACGCTCGCCGGCCTCGGTGCTGATCACCGGCGAGAGCGGCACGGGCAAGGAGCTTGTGGCCGGTGCGCTGCACAAGCGCAGCGACCGGCGCGACAAACCCTTTGTGGCCGTGAACTGCGCCGCGCTCCCGGGAAGCCTGCTGGAGAGCGAGCTCTTCGGTCATGTGAAGGGGGCGTTTACCGACGCGCGCGAAGATAAAGAGGGGCTCTTTGTGCGCGCCCACGGCGGCACGCTCTTTCTCGATGAGGTCGGTGATCTTCCGCTCTCCTTGCAGCCGAAGTTGTTGCGGGTGCTGGAGGAGCGGCGCGTGCGACCGGTGGGCGGAAGCCAGGAGGTGGAGGTCGATGTGCGCCTGGTCGCCGCGACCCACCGTAACCTGGAGAACCAGGTGCGCGAGGGGGAGTTTCGCGAAGATCTCTATTTTCGCTTCAACGTCATCGAGCTCAGCCTGCCGCCTTTGCGCGATCGCGGCAAAGACGTGCTGCTTCTGGCGCAGCACTTCATCGAGCGTTTTGCGGAGCGCTCCGATAAGGCGATTCGCGGGTTGTCGGCGGAGGCGGGCCGCGCGCTGATGCAGTACCACTGGCCGGGCAACGTGCGCGAACTTCGCAATTACATTGAGCGCGCGGTGGTGCTGGCGCTGCAGGAGGAGATCTCGCCAGAGGATCTTCCCCCCCGGGTGCGCGGTGCCGGCGGTGACGGGCGCGATGCGCCTTACCTGGACATGCTCACCTGGCAGTCGATCCTGGGGCTCGACGGGCTGCCCACGCTCGAAGAGCTGGAGATCCGCTACGTCGGCTATGTGCTCGGTCGCACCGGCGGCAACAAGTCGCGGGCCGCCGAGATTTTGGGGATGGACCGCACCACGCTCTACCGCAAGATCGAGCGCCACGAGATCGCCCCCGAAGACGCCGGGGAGAGCTGATGGGCTGGAAGTTGAGCATCTGTGCGGCGCTGCTGGTGTTGGCCGCCGGCTGTCAGTCGGAGTGGGAGACCACCCCGCAGACGCTGGAGACCTACCCGGTGGTCGCCCAGACCGAGCCCGCGCCGCAAGGGGCGGGCGAGGAGGGCTGGGAGCGCTTTTTGCCGACGGGCTATCTGGCGCGCAGTGAGGCGCAGTGCGCGACGGTGCTCAAAGAGATCGCCTTTTGCAGCGAAGAAGACGTCTTTCTGGCCACGCTTGGCGAGACCGAGGCCCTGTCCGATGAGGCGGCGCGGACGGCGTTTCTAGCACAGGTGGAGCGCTGGTATGCGCCCGGGAACGCGCGGGAGGATTGCCGGCGTATCGTCGAAGCCACCCGCTTTCCGGGGGCCGAGGCACGGCAGACCTGGAGAGCAGCTGCCGAAGGCAGCGCCCGGGTGTGCGCGGAGTTCGGCCAGGTGCTCGTCCAGAGCGGGTTTCTGGAGCGGATGGGCGAGTCGATCTGGGGCGCGCGTTGATTTATCGGGTCGATTGACCTATGAGGCCTGCGGAATTCACGCTTGTTGCGCATGCGATGGAGGCATCTTTGGAGCCGCCCCACAGCGCCGAGCGCACTACCTTCAAAACGAGCCGGACATGGTTAAAAAAGTTCATATGATCTCGCTGGGTTGCCCCAAAAACCGGGTCGACTCCGAGGTGATGGTCGGCATGATCCAGGGCGACGGCGCCTTTGAGATGGTCGCCGATGTCGAAGACGCCGAGATTGTGGTCGTCAACACCTGCGGGTTCATCGACGCGGCCAAAGAAGAGTCGGTCGACACGATCATGGAGATGGTCGACCTGAAAAAACGCGGTCGCCTGGGCAAAGTCGTGGTCACCGGCTGCCTCTCGCAGCGTTACTCCGGCGAGCTGGAGAAAGAGATCCCGGAGGTCGACGCGATCCTGGGCACCCAGACCTTCACCTCGATCAATGAGGCGCTGCACGGTCGGCTCTCGCAGAAGACCTACATCCAGCCGGGCAGCTTCATCATGGATCACGAGGTCGCCCGCACCAACACGGTGCGCGGGGGCACGGCGTATTTGAAGATCGCCGAGGGCTGCTCGCGCTCGTGCAGCTTCTGCATCATTCCCACGATCCGCGGCACCCAGAAGAGCCGCTCGATCGACGACGTGGTCGCTGAGGCCCGCAAGCTGGGCCGCGCCGGGGTCAACGAGGTGATCCTCGTCGCCCAGGACATGACCAGCTACGGCATCGACCTCGACCCCAAACATAACCGCGACTACCTGCTGCGCCTGTTGCGCCGCCTCGATGAAGAGGCCGATGAGATCAGCTGGGTGCGCCTGCTTTATATGTACCCCTGGAACTTCACCGACGATCTGGTGGAGTTTTTCCAGACCTCCGACAAGCTCGTTCCTTACGTGGATATGCCGCTGCAGCACATCAACCGGCGCATCCTCAAGTCGATGAAGCGCAACATCCAGCGCGACGCCCAGGCGCGTCTTATCGACAAGCTGCGCGGCATCGACGATCTGGTGCTGCGCACAAGCCTGATCGCCGGCTACCCCGGGGAGACCGACGCGGAGTTCCGCGAGCTCTACGACTGGGTCAAAGAGGTGGAGTTCGACCGGGTCGGCGTCTTTGTCTACAGCCCCGAAGAAGGCACCCCGGCCGGTGTGATGGATGATCAGGTCGAGGAGCACGTGAAGGTCGAGCGTCGCGACGCGCTGATGGAGCTTCAGCAGGGCATCAGCGAGCGCAAAAACGCCGAGTGGGTCGGCCAGACCACCGAGGTGATCGTCGACGGCGTCAGCGAAGAGCATGAGCTTGTGCTGGAGGGCCGCCACTACGGGCAGGCCCCCGATATCGACGGGGTCGTCTACCTCTCCTTTGATTACGGCGGCGATGTGCCCGTGCCCGGTGAGTTTGTGGAGGTGGAGATTCAGCAGGCTGGCGCTTATGATCTGACCGGTGTGGTGATCCCGAAAGATCCGTTGGGACTGAGCGATGGCGAGTTGAACCTGCGCAGCTGAGTCGGTCCGGTCCTTTGACTGCGATGTGAACACGGAGGAGAAGATGAAAGAGCTGACCTACAAAGAGTTCGCCGCGCGTCGCGAGGCCGAGAATCTGCGGCTGATCGATGTGCGTGAGAAAGATGAGTTCGCCGAAGTTCATGTCAAAGGTGCGGAGCTTTTTCCTCTCTCCGAGATTCGCGCCGGGGAGCTTCCGCAGGAAGACGAGCGCGAGATCGCGGTGATCTGCCGCTCCGGCGCGCGCAGCGCGGCGGCCGCCCAGGTTTTTGAGGGCGCCGGCTTTAAAGAGTGCATCAACGTGGCCGGCGGCACGCTGGCGGCGATTGAGGCCGGTGAGGAGCACGTAGAGCGCGGCTGACGCTTTGCAAGTGATTGAAAGTAAAGGCAAAAGGGCCGGCGCGAGAGTGCCGGCCCTTTGTCGTGGTGACGCTTGCTCGGGTGGGTTGAATCGCCCGCTGGCGAGCGAATGATGTGAGGGTGATGCGGGATGAGGCCAGCCTGGCGAGCGGTCATCGCGATGGCGGTGGTGATGGTGATGGGGTTCGGGGGGCTCGGTGTGGCGCAGGCCCAGGGGGGCTGCAGCGCCAACGCCGCGCTGGACTTTGGGGTGGCTGGACCCTGCCAGCGCGCGGTGCTGATGGCGGGGGTTCAGAGCGGCATAAAGCTTGGAAGCTACAATGGGGCGGGGCGTTTTGAGCCAGACGGCGCCGCGCTCGGTCTGACGACGCTGCAGATGGGTGGAGGGTTTAAGTTTTCCGGGGAGGTGCTGCGTCGGCTGCAACTTCACGCCGATGCCGGGTTGAGTCTCGTGGCAGGAGGAGCGGCGCCTCTGGGAGCTGCGCGCGCGGGGGCGCGCTGGATGATTCTGGAGGACTTGAAGCTGGGCTTTGATCGCAGCCTTCGCGCCAGCCGCCGCCCATATCTCGAGATGTACGCACACCTTCGCCACGACTCGCCGGCCGTCTTGCAGGAGCTTGAGGCTTCGCCAGGCCATGCGCCGGGGGCGTCCGCCGGCGTGCGCGCGCTCAAGTACATGACCTACCGCGACGTGGTGAGCCTGCGCCTGGAGGGGGGCTACAGGGCCGGGAGCGCTGAGGCCGCGTTCGGGGTCTCCTGGTCCCGGGTGGAGGCGATGCGGTGGGCCGCCGGGCTCAACGCCAACGTGCGTCTGCGCAGCCGGGGGCCGCAACTTCGGGCGGAAGCCGGCATCTTTTGTACGTGGATGCTGCGCGCCCCGGACTGGGAGCTCGGCGCGCATCTTCTCACCGACTGGGTCGGCCCGCTGGGGGCCTATCGCGTCGGCGGGGTGGGGCCGAGGCTGGGGGTGAGTCTGCAGCGCAACTTCTTGTAAGAGCTCTCGATCCTGGCTGGAAAGGCGTCGGCCCGTGCGCAGGTTTGCCCTCCCGTTCACTGGATAATGGCGATGGAGCAAACGATGACCCGCTCGGCTGATCAACTGGCAGAAGCATTGAAGGAGGCCCTCGACACGACCTTTGAGGTCTCGGCGGTGGAGGGGGCGGTGAGCGTCAATCATGTGCAGGCGCGGCGGCGCCTGGCCGAGATTCGGCCGGAGTCTTCGACCCTGCGCGTGGCGCTGGGCGCGGAGTTTGTCGACCGTCCCGAACTGGAGGGCGCGTCGCTGGAGGCGGCCGGCCAGGAGGAACTCCATGAGGAGGTCGCCGCCTTTCGGGCGCGCGGCTACCGCGAGCAGGAGGCCGAGCAGCAGCCGGCGGCCTCCACCGAGCCCGAGTCCGAGGAGACGCCGGTCCATGTGCAGATGATGGAGCGCGGGTATAGCTCGATCGATGAGCTCGTCGCGGAGCTCGCGTGGTTGGCCGAGCGTGCTCAGAGAAAACGATGATGTGGCGAGTGGTCTGGCGTGTTGCGCTGGCATTGGTGATGCTCGGGGTGATGTCGTGCACCACCCCGGAGCCTCCTGTTCCCGCATCGGTGGGGGCCATCGCCGATCTTCCCCGCGAGGCACACCAGAAAGCCTCATCGGCCTTCTGGGAGCATTGGGGCGATGGGCGTGGCGAGGTCAGCGTGTACCGCGGCCAGATCGCGCGTTATGGCGAGCTGCGTGACGCGCAGGCGACGCTGATCTTTGTGACCGAGCCTCATGACCGGCGCACCTGGGTCAAAGATGATGAGGTGGCCGACGAACATCGCACCGAGGTCATCAAGCTCAACCAGCTCCTCGACTTTCAGACCGGCGTCTACCCCTACCGCGTCATGACCAGCGTGTTTGCGCCTGTCGATCACTGGGACGCCGAGCGTGAGCGCCACTCCCCGGTCAAGATCACGATGGGCGTGCAGGAGTGGTGCGGCCAGGTCTTTCATGCGTTGTGGCCGGGGCGCTCGCAGTATCTCAGCCGTCTCACCTCGTATTTTGAGTCGGAGGGCGACCGGGAAGAGGTTGTGGATGTTGAGATGGGCGCGCTCTACGCCGACGCGCTCCCTCTGCAGGTGCGCGAGCTCGACGGCCCTTTCCTGGACGGTGCGGCGACCTGGACCGGACCGATGGTGGTATCGTTATGGCGAGCGCGGGTGGAGCATCAAGCGTTGAGCGTGGTGCTGGCCACCATCACCCGCTCCACCGTGGAGCGAGACGGGCAGGCGCTGACGCGTTTTGAAGTGACCTGGCCCGGCGGCGCCCGGTTTTATGAGGTCGAGCGCGAAGCGCCGCGTGGCATCGTGCGTTTTGGCGCCGGCGACGGCAGCGTCTTTGAGCGGGTCAGCCACCAGCGCCTCCCCTACTGGCAGCTCAACCGCGAGGGGGATGAACGCGCGCGCGAGGTGCTGAAACTTCCCGCCGAGGTGGTGCCTCCCGCCACACCCGACGATGTCGACGTGGCGCCGCCATCGCCTGAGGACGCTCCCGGCTCCTCGGATGCCCCGCCAGGGGCGCCCGAGTCGCCGCGCTCCAACTTCCCCTGAAGTTCGCATCTTCCTTCCCTGAAGTTCGCATCCCGCTCAAGAAAGTTTGCGCTGGCCCCGAGTTTGCAACATGGTGCGGGCGTATCCCGACCGGCGCGTCGGCACCGGGGCTGCCGGTGCAGCCGTGCCCGCGCGCTCTTCGAGGTGCCCGCTCCGGCATGATGTGTCCGGATAAGCGCCAGGGCAGGGCTCGGGATCGGAGTATGTTTTGACCGCGAGCGGAGTAGACTTGCGGAGATCGCCGGTGGTCGGTCTGGCCACCTCACGTTCCTGACGTTCTTTTGATGAGGTTCGTATGAAGTCGATGTGGAAGCGAGGCATGGTTCTGGGTGGGATGGTCGCCCTCGGCGCGATGAGCAGCGCCTGTGGTGTGGCCATTGAGGGCGAGGAGGGCAACCTGCGCTTTGAGTACGACAACAGCGCGTTCTCCGGGGCGTTCAGTGAAGATCTGGCCGTCGGCTCGATGATCGACGTGAAGGTGCGCGAGACCTCCGAGAGTGAGTTTTTGCCCATCGAGTCGGCGACGAGCTCCTCCGAAGAGGTCATCGCGGTCAGCGAGACCAGCGGGCAGGTCTTCAGCCTTCGCGCCGAGAGTGAAGGCGTGGCGCGCATCTCGGTGAGCGCCACGGCGGAAGGCGGCAGTCTCAGCGACAGCGTGGAGCTGCGCGCGGCCGAGGTCGACAGCATCGAGATCGAGGCCATCTGCGACGAGAGCAGTGTCTACGCCGTCAACAGCGCCCCGGAGTTTCGCTATCGGATGCGCGACGCGATGAGCAACTCGCTCAACGGCTACGGCTACTACCCGGTAGCTGTAGAGCCGCAGACCGGCGGGGAGGTCAATGCGGCGTTCAGCAGCCTGGGCCGCATCCAGGTCATGACCGGCGAAGAGGCCGGCTCCATCAGCCTGACCTCCGACCTTCTGGAAGAGCCCTTCGTGATGGAGCTTGTCGCCGCCGCAGACATCACCGACCTCGATGTCGCCAACCAGGTCGATGGCGAGACGATCACCACGATCGGCGCGGGCGAAGATTCGCCGCTCTCTGTGTTTGCCATGGCCGGCCCCGCCGGTGAGACGGTGTGCGGCGACGCCGAGGGCATCATCGAGCTGGTCTCCGAGACCCCCGAGATCTGCGAGGTCTACTACACCTACGGTCTCGCGCTGCACGTGGTGAACGTGCAGGGCTTGAGCGCGGGCGCCTGTGAGATCAGCCTGAGCGTGCCGGGCACCGACCTTGCCGAGACGCTGCAGGTCGAGATCAGCGGGTGATTTTTAGTGATGTGTGCGAATGACGCTGAGTGAATGACGCTGTGTGAGTGATGCGATTGGAATGAATGTTTGGTTGTGTAAGTGGTTGAGAAATAAATAAAAAGGGCGCCCCTGCCAGGGCGCCCTTTTTGTTGCTCATAGGCTGCGGGAGTTCTGCGATCCCCGCAGCCTCGACGGCTCAGGGCTCGAAGACCTCGCGGCCGGTGGCGCCGGCGGCGACGGCGTCGGGCTCAAAGCGCAGGGGCAGGGCCTGGTCGCCCAGCCAGAGCGCGGCCTGGTCATCAAAATGCTCCGAGTCGATCAGGCCGGACTGGCCACCGGGGACGATCGTACGTCCTTCCACGCGATCACCACCCAGGCTGACGACCAGGCGGTTGACCGGACCGGAGCCGTAGGTAAACGAGCGCCCGGAGATGCCCGGGTTGGCCGCGTCGACGTTGTACTGGTCGCCGTCGCGGGGGAACCACTGGATGCCGCGGCGCGGATCGTTGCGATCGAGATCTTCGGCCAGAGGAAGGTTGCGGGTGGTGATAGAGAAGCGATCGGCCAGCGCCGCAAACGCCGGCTGGTCGCGCAGGAAGTCGGCCAGCAGGCTCTCAAACTTGGCGTGGTGGCGAAGTCCCCACAGGTAGGTATCAAAGTCTTCGTTGCCGAAGCCTCCCTGGCCCGCCGAGGTGGGCTCGCTGGCCAGGAAGTCGAGGGCGTCGGCAAGGGCGGCGATCAGGATCTCTTCGCTGCGCTCAAGCTCCGCGCTCTCGCGCACGTCAAAGAAGATCGACTCTCCGCTCTCCTCATTGTAGCTCGCAAGGCCCGCCGGGTTGTCCTCGCCGCGGCCCTCCAGCATGGAGGAGAGCAGGCGAATGCGTCCGCCGGTGCCGCCGCTCTGCCACAGTCCGGGGAGGCCCTCATCGTCGAAGACCGCGCGCTGGAAGTCGCCGAACCACACGTTGAAGAGGGTGGTGGCCACCGCGTCGATGCGATCGTCTGCGGTGGGCGAGTTGTAGAAGGTCTCCACGCCGCTGCGGGCCCAGAAGCCGCGCTGGCCCCAGGCCTCAAGGCGGGCCTGCACGTCGAGCGCCTTGTCGCGGATGGGCTCGTAGCTTGCGAGCGCGCGGCTCTCCCAGGCTTCAAGCTCGGTGGGGTCGAGCGCGCGCAGCGCCTCCATCGTGTCGATGGCCGCGATCATCGCTGGCGAGAAGTGCTCGCCAAGGGCCGACTGGGTGTTGGCCTGAAGGGCGGCCATCGCGTCAATGTCGGCGCTGTTTTCCTCGATATAGCGGGTGAGCTCGCGGCTGATGCGGTCGGCGCGGAAGCCCACATCCCAGGGGCCGCCGATGTAGCGCTGGCCGTTGAAGAGGTTGCCGTCGAGCGAGACGCCGACCGGGTCGTTGTTGGCCGTGGCCACAAACCCTTGAGGCGGGTTGGCCAGCGCCGGGCTCTCGTCGAGGGGGATCACGCAGCGGTAGGGATCGTCCTGGTGGGAGCTGTCGATGACGCCGTCGACGAGCGGGATCTGGAAGTTCCCGTAGGTCGTGCCATCGAGCAGCATCGCCGGGTGCGCGCCCTCGCCCCAGACGCCATCTTCGGAGCGGGGGAGGTAGTCGCGGCAGGGCACGGCCTGGTGGCCGGAGAAGAGCACGCTGCCCTGGGCGTCGCTGACCACGAAGTTAAGCGAGGTCGCGATCATCCCGCGGGTGGCCTGGCGGAAGTCTTCGATGTCGCCGGCGCGGGCCATGCGATCGAAGGTGCCGATGATGTCACCGATCTGCAGGCCGACGTAGGCGAAGCTGATGGCGTCGATGACGCCGTCTTCGTTAACGTCCGCCGGGATCACCCA from Lujinxingia vulgaris encodes:
- a CDS encoding sensor histidine kinase; this translates as MRLTFKITLFFIGGICLIMAWQGYSRIDRESGLFEAQMRRDHYALGQPLAVMVRYGREQFGEDFALELVERSNQASDRLRVRWVWAQTGTLERLRPEAPLDLNMLLEEGRAVSWIDRDQIEAGRLYTYVPVVVEEGRVGAVELSESFAREQAYVRASKWRIVWTTLLMLVMASGLAMVTGLLFIARPVDALVARARSIGKGDLKTPLKLEGHGELSVLAMEMNLMSDQLAGASEKLEEETAARIQALQQLRHADRLKTVGTLAAGLAHELGTPLNVISMRAAMIEDREVEGDEVERNARIIGEQTSRITKIIRQLMDFARVRHLSKTRMEVGPVVEQAIELIRPIAEKRQVVMELSAEPQAFASDVDADQITQVLTNLLVNAMHACQQQGGRVEVALRAVHRAHPEDEDARERDYVLVEVKDDGVGMSEDALEQVFEPFFTTKAVGEGSGLGLSVSYGIVREHGGWIDVTSTEGQGSTFGVYLPIEERE
- a CDS encoding sigma-54-dependent transcriptional regulator is translated as MSNHDVVIVDDDASMAEVLGERLNKRGYKARFYTSADEAFAGLEAQDAGVVITDLNMPGVNGIEFCRRLVDHRPNLPVIVITAFGTLETAVAAIRAGAYDFLTKPVDIEALTIALDRALEHRELREEVKRLREQVDGEGAGGGAAMIGESAPMRELFGMIDRVARSPASVLITGESGTGKELVAGALHKRSDRRDKPFVAVNCAALPGSLLESELFGHVKGAFTDAREDKEGLFVRAHGGTLFLDEVGDLPLSLQPKLLRVLEERRVRPVGGSQEVEVDVRLVAATHRNLENQVREGEFREDLYFRFNVIELSLPPLRDRGKDVLLLAQHFIERFAERSDKAIRGLSAEAGRALMQYHWPGNVRELRNYIERAVVLALQEEISPEDLPPRVRGAGGDGRDAPYLDMLTWQSILGLDGLPTLEELEIRYVGYVLGRTGGNKSRAAEILGMDRTTLYRKIERHEIAPEDAGES
- the rimO gene encoding 30S ribosomal protein S12 methylthiotransferase RimO; protein product: MVKKVHMISLGCPKNRVDSEVMVGMIQGDGAFEMVADVEDAEIVVVNTCGFIDAAKEESVDTIMEMVDLKKRGRLGKVVVTGCLSQRYSGELEKEIPEVDAILGTQTFTSINEALHGRLSQKTYIQPGSFIMDHEVARTNTVRGGTAYLKIAEGCSRSCSFCIIPTIRGTQKSRSIDDVVAEARKLGRAGVNEVILVAQDMTSYGIDLDPKHNRDYLLRLLRRLDEEADEISWVRLLYMYPWNFTDDLVEFFQTSDKLVPYVDMPLQHINRRILKSMKRNIQRDAQARLIDKLRGIDDLVLRTSLIAGYPGETDAEFRELYDWVKEVEFDRVGVFVYSPEEGTPAGVMDDQVEEHVKVERRDALMELQQGISERKNAEWVGQTTEVIVDGVSEEHELVLEGRHYGQAPDIDGVVYLSFDYGGDVPVPGEFVEVEIQQAGAYDLTGVVIPKDPLGLSDGELNLRS
- a CDS encoding rhodanese-like domain-containing protein; protein product: MKELTYKEFAARREAENLRLIDVREKDEFAEVHVKGAELFPLSEIRAGELPQEDEREIAVICRSGARSAAAAQVFEGAGFKECINVAGGTLAAIEAGEEHVERG
- a CDS encoding penicillin acylase family protein, which produces MHTLRTPALAMLLGAALLGPVACQDDNPTTEADTGTDVPIDAGVDADADTLTEEQRALLEVDEVERWDLPELSAPVHVIRTEGNIPHIYAENDVDAARVQGFVTARDRYFMMDLTRRLGLGEVSALLGDAALSMDVETRLNGSRHVAERILAQATPEMRQVMEAYAEGVNAYIAQVEAGNLPAPSELELLGGILGASEPVEAMQPFEAIDIAGLFATFIYESSYETGDMGRAAAYAQLETLFEGDAYAELRRAGALEDIWLNARPVKPLAAGTWGPPNTTPSTGLTLTPRPGQTPRVESGLMTRLTESLDAFQERRGLRSHEKGFGSNAWAVSAEASATGTSLFAADGHLSLGIPSILYHVGLDTTVFGGTERPHQFGLAIPGMPVVPVGTNGQVAWSFTQLSGDITDWYSEQIRLDENGLPAETFFDGEWRATTRVEEAYEIADVPTLESEGRTETIARYQTFDDRWIIDIEGIPADPDDELEAGTSLVRTHSGWVIPADVNEDGVIDAISFAYVGLQIGDIIGTFDRMARAGDIEDFRQATRGMIATSLNFVVSDAQGSVLFSGHQAVPCRDYLPRSEDGVWGEGAHPAMLLDGTTYGNFQIPLVDGVIDSSHQDDPYRCVIPLDESPALANPPQGFVATANNDPVGVSLDGNLFNGQRYIGGPWDVGFRADRISRELTRYIEENSADIDAMAALQANTQSALGEHFSPAMIAAIDTMEALRALDPTELEAWESRALASYEPIRDKALDVQARLEAWGQRGFWARSGVETFYNSPTADDRIDAVATTLFNVWFGDFQRAVFDDEGLPGLWQSGGTGGRIRLLSSMLEGRGEDNPAGLASYNEESGESIFFDVRESAELERSEEILIAALADALDFLASEPTSAGQGGFGNEDFDTYLWGLRHHAKFESLLADFLRDQPAFAALADRFSITTRNLPLAEDLDRNDPRRGIQWFPRDGDQYNVDAANPGISGRSFTYGSGPVNRLVVSLGGDRVEGRTIVPGGQSGLIDSEHFDDQAALWLGDQALPLRFEPDAVAAGATGREVFEP